The sequence GGTGCTTCTTGATGATGACGCACGTCAGGAGTGTGAAAAAATTGTCTCCAGCATTACCTATCTGGAGTTGAATGTGAACCAGGAGTTTATGATTCGTTTTTCGGGTGCTCGTTTTATTCCCCATACAGATCCTTCACTTTTTCCTTCTATCCCACAGTTTTCCTCTATGGAAGAGTGATTTTCTCAATCACTCTGGACGCTTGCATTTTAGGGAATTGATGTGGTATACTTTTTCGGTTTTGAATAGAGAGTATTCTCAGGATATCTCAAAATTTTGTCCCCCATTGTTTCCGGATGACGGGTGGCTGCAATTAATGAAAGGAACTGGTGGCTCGTTTATCGCAAAGAGTGTGAGGAGCGATCTGCTGCAGTGCTTTACATGGCAAAAAAAATAAATAAAAGTTGCAACCAGAGTGTATGGAAGAGTGCCCGGGATCGTCTCAACGGGTTTTGGGCTGTTTTTGACAAGGAGGACGATGTCCTTGTCTGTATAAATGCTGATCCGGATGCCCTGGCCAGTGCTCTTGCCATCAAAAGGATTCTCCGTTATCGGGTGAAATCCGTTGTTATTGCCCACCCTAATGAGATTCACCGTCTGAATAATGTCTCCATGGTGGAGCGTCTTAAAATTCCTCTGGAACGCCTCGGAAATATAAAAATCCAGGATTATACAAAAAAGGTTCTGGTTGATTCTCAACCGGGTCATCTACCCGTTTTTGAAAAGATCGAATTCGATGCCATTATCGATCACCACCCCGTCGTGGGAGAGTATGCCTCCTCATTTGTGGATATACGCCCCCAATATGGTGCCTGTTCCACAATGTTGATAGAATATTTACGTGCAGGCAGTATGAAGCCGTCGGTTTCACTCGCCACTGCTCTATTCTATGCAATCAAGGTGGATACCCAGGATTTTTCTCAGCAGTCAGTATTGGCTGACGGGATTTCTTTTCGCTATCTTTTTAACATTGCCAATCGTAATCTGGTAAAGAAGTTTGAGTTGGCTGATATGCGCCGCTCCGAACTGAAGTATTTTAATGTCGCACTCAGCAATCTTATTTATACAAAGGGACGATTTTATACTCATTTAGGGAAGGTGAGAAGTCCTGATATCCTTGTGAATATTGCGAATTTTCTCAATCATGTGGATAAGATCGACTGGGTGCTTGTTTCGGGGATCTATGGGGAGAAACTGGTTGTCATTTTCCGTTGTGATGGGTATCGGAAGAGTGCTGGAAAACTGGCGGAACGTATTTTTTCTGAAGTCGGATCAGCCGGTGGCCATAAGGAGGCTGCACGAGCCGAAGTTCCCCTGAAGAATCTCTCACTTGGCGAAAAAGAATTTTCCACCCAGACATTGAAACGTTTGGCGACGAGACATATGATATAAGAGACTATACTGTTTATGTAGTATGCAATAGATAACACTTTCAGTGTCTGAAACCCAATGGAGTATTATGCCGAAGTCCACTACACTCGCAATGATTCTTGCTGGCAGTCGTGTTGACAATCTCAATGTTTTGACATATTACCGTCCTAAATCAGCGGTTCCGTTTGGCGGGTTTGCAAGAGTTATTGATTTCGCTTTAAGCAACCTCCTCCACTCCGGTATTGAACAGGTTGCAATTCTCTCCCAGTATCGAAGTTACTCCCTTATCAATCATATTGGTACGGGCGCGGCCTGGGATATGATTGGCCGCAATCGTGGTGTTTCTATTCTTCCTCCTTTTAAAGATAATAGTGACAACAAGTGTCATGCGGACTGGTATCGGGGATCAGCCGATGCAGTGTACAAGAATCTTGATTTTGTCCAATATCACGACCCTGAACAGATCCTGATCCTTTCTGGAGATCATATCTATAAGATGGATTATCAGGATATGATTGCCTATCATCATAAAAAAGATGCTGATTTGACCATTGCCTTTGTCCAGGTCGATAAGTCCAAGGCTCATCGTTTCGGCATCGCCGCCATAGATTCAAACGAGGATGGAGAGACAGGTGGACGGCTCCTTAATTACTGGGAGAAACCTGAATCTCCTGAGGCAGACTGGGCATCCCTTACTGTTTTGGTTTTTAAGCCGGAGGTGTTGTACAGGGCTTTACAGGAAAATCAGGAATCCAGTTCGTTTGAATTTGGCAGGGATATTATTCCCCAGCTCATGGCACAGGGACGGAAGGTTTACGGCTACAAATATACTGGATATTGGGGATATACCGGGACAACTGAGGAGTATTGGCAGGCAAGTATGGATCTTCTTGGGGAGAATCCACCCATAGATATGGAGGCCTGGGGACTGCGTACTAATATGGAACATCGCGGAATCAGGGATGCCCAGCCAGCATTAATCCGTGACGGGGCAATAGTTCATAACAGTCTTGTCTACAATGGCTGCATTGTTGAGGGCACCGTAAAAAATTCAATTCTTTTTCCGGGAGTCCATGTTGAAAAGGGGGCTGTTGTAGAAGATTCTGTCCTGTTTTTTAATAATCATATCGGAGCTGACTGTAAGCTGAGTAGAGTTATCATGGATGTGAACTCTGTTATAGGTCAGGGAGTCCGCATTGGTCCAGAGGCCACGAGTAAGGCGAAGGTGGTGACACTTATCGGCTGGAATAATCATATACCCGATAATATGTGCATTGGTGAAGGCGCGAAGATCTATCCCAATATCAGTTCGGAGCAATGGTCGAAAGTAAAATGTGTTGAAGCCGAAGAGGTGCTGAGATGAGCGTAAAACAAGAGGCTCTGGTACTTCTCCTTGCCGGTGGGGTTGGCAGCAGACTGAATATCCTGGTGCAGAGTCGGGCAAAACCGGCTGTTCCTTTTGCCGGGCATTACCGGATAATTGATTTCAGTCTCAGTAATGTAATGACCTCCGGTCTTACTAAAATCGGAGTGCTGACCCAGTATAAACCCCTGTCTCTTATGCGGCATCTGGGCATGGGGGAAGCTTGGGACTTTACTGGACGAAGCAGAGGCTTGAAGATATTGCCTCCACACACCGGATTTAAGGACTCAGACTGGTATAAAGGCACCGCCGACGCTGTCCGGCAGAATATAGACTTTCTTGAGAAGAATCCGGCCGATGAGGTATTGCTTCTTTCGGGAGATCACATCTATAATATGGATTTTCATGCCATGATTGAATACCATCGCTTCAAGAAAGCTGATGTGACGATTGGGATGATGGTCGTACCCATGAGCGAGATTTACCAGTTTGGTGCAGGGGTGACTGATGATAATAATCGGATTATTGACTGGGAAGAAAAGCCCGAGCATCCCAAGACTAATCTTGCCTCCATGGGAATTTATGTCTTTGATTATAAATACCTTCTTGACTCCCTGTACCGGGATAAGGCGGAAGTCGATTTTGGTATGCACATTTTGCCACGGGCCATTGATAATGACAATGTCTTTGCCTATCCTTTCTACGGCTACTGGAGGGATGTGGGAACGATCCAGTCCTATTGGGAGGCCAATATGGATGTGATCATGCGTGACAGTGCGATTTCTCCCGCAGCATGGGGGGTACGAACCAATATCGAAGCTGATGGCCGTCCCGCAGATCGGCCACCGGCCCGTTTCTCCAATAGTGCCAAGGTGAGCTGTTCTATGATCTCTGCAGGGTGTGTCATTCGGGGTACTGTAATAAATTCGGTTCTGGCACCGGGGGTAGTGGTGGAGGAAGGTGCGGTTGTCCGGGATTCTATTCTTTTTGCTGATTGCACTGTTGGGAAAAAAAGTACCGTCGATTTAACAATCTGCGATAAGCGAGTGAAAATTTCAGGCGATACCATCGTCGGTTCAGGGATGAATCACGATTTTCCAAATATCAAGCAGCCCAAACACCTGTATACAGGGATCACTCTGGTTGGGAAGGAGGCGAGTATTCCTTCAGGTATAACCATTGGTCGTAACTGTATTGTCAACTCGAAAACAGAAGAATCCGCTTTTTCCACCGGGAAAATTGCCGATGGCGAAACAGTGTGAGTTCTCGCACAGTATTTTTGGGAAATGACACTGTGATTGCAGGAAAATATCTTGGGGCACATAAGAGTACCTGATTACCAGCGAAACTCAGCTTTGCAACCCGGAGTTGTCCCATATAATCAACACGAAACAACTCCTCCTCAGGCGGGTAGGCTGAGGATTAGTGGTAATCGGGTAAAAGTATGCCCCAAAATAAAAGCGTTGAATGGTGATCCCGGCGCGATTCGAACGCGCGACACCCAGATTAGGAATCTGGTGCTCTATCCTGCTGAGCTACGGGACCATGCCAGATTATCCAGTCTTATAGCAATTTAAGACTGGAAAAGCTACCTGATTTTTGGCGGTTTCTGCCATTCAGACCTGTTCTCATCTCAAGAGGGTGGTAATGCCTTTCTGATAGCTTTGGCCAGGGCAAGTGTATCGATTGGTTTTCTGATATATTCGCGGATTCCAAGTAGCCTTGCCTGTGCTTCATTCATTGCCTCACTAAAGCCTGTACAGAGGATGATGGGCAGTTTCGGCTGGATAGCCAGCAGTTTCATGGCCAGATCTGTTCCTGTCATTTCCGGCATGGTCATGTCGGTGATAACCAGATCGAATTCCTCAGGATTCTTGCTATAGATCTTTAGTGCTTCAGTGGAACTGGAAACAACAGTCACCTTGTATCCCAAAATTCCCAGAATACGTTCCAGTAAATGGGTAATAGCGGGCTCATCATCAACCAGCAGTATCCGTTCATCTCCTCCCGGAAGGGCATCGGTCAGTAACTGTTCTTTTTCCACCACGTGTTTGTCGATCACCGGCAGATAGATGTTGAATGTGGTTCCCTTGTTTACCGTGCTGGTAACAGTGATTTCCCCCTGATGTTGCTTGATTATGCCGTGAACCACGGATAGCCCAAGCCCGGTTCCCTTGCCTATCCCTTTGGTTGTGAAAAATGGATCAAATATATGTGTCCGGGTTAAAGTATCAATGCCGCAACCAGTATCACTGATTTCAAGGTCAAGATAAGTGCCATGTTCTATCTGCGGGCAATCGGCAATTGTTTCAGTTTCCGAGATCTGTTTTTCCGTTAATGAAACACTCAGGGTCCCGATTGCCCCTCCGATAGCATCCTTGGCATTGGTACAGAGGTTCATTAATACCTGATGAATCTGGGTCGGATCGGCTAGTACCTTGCCACAGGAAGGGGCGATGCTTTCTCTAAGCGTAATCGTTGTCGGAAGTGAGGCCCGCAGGAGTTTAAGAACTTCTTTTATGATGCTTTGGATGTTGAGGGGTTTTAGGATTTCCTCCC comes from Desulfocapsa sulfexigens DSM 10523 and encodes:
- a CDS encoding DHH family phosphoesterase, whose amino-acid sequence is MAAINERNWWLVYRKECEERSAAVLYMAKKINKSCNQSVWKSARDRLNGFWAVFDKEDDVLVCINADPDALASALAIKRILRYRVKSVVIAHPNEIHRLNNVSMVERLKIPLERLGNIKIQDYTKKVLVDSQPGHLPVFEKIEFDAIIDHHPVVGEYASSFVDIRPQYGACSTMLIEYLRAGSMKPSVSLATALFYAIKVDTQDFSQQSVLADGISFRYLFNIANRNLVKKFELADMRRSELKYFNVALSNLIYTKGRFYTHLGKVRSPDILVNIANFLNHVDKIDWVLVSGIYGEKLVVIFRCDGYRKSAGKLAERIFSEVGSAGGHKEAARAEVPLKNLSLGEKEFSTQTLKRLATRHMI
- a CDS encoding glucose-1-phosphate adenylyltransferase family protein, encoding MPKSTTLAMILAGSRVDNLNVLTYYRPKSAVPFGGFARVIDFALSNLLHSGIEQVAILSQYRSYSLINHIGTGAAWDMIGRNRGVSILPPFKDNSDNKCHADWYRGSADAVYKNLDFVQYHDPEQILILSGDHIYKMDYQDMIAYHHKKDADLTIAFVQVDKSKAHRFGIAAIDSNEDGETGGRLLNYWEKPESPEADWASLTVLVFKPEVLYRALQENQESSSFEFGRDIIPQLMAQGRKVYGYKYTGYWGYTGTTEEYWQASMDLLGENPPIDMEAWGLRTNMEHRGIRDAQPALIRDGAIVHNSLVYNGCIVEGTVKNSILFPGVHVEKGAVVEDSVLFFNNHIGADCKLSRVIMDVNSVIGQGVRIGPEATSKAKVVTLIGWNNHIPDNMCIGEGAKIYPNISSEQWSKVKCVEAEEVLR
- a CDS encoding glucose-1-phosphate adenylyltransferase family protein, with the translated sequence MSVKQEALVLLLAGGVGSRLNILVQSRAKPAVPFAGHYRIIDFSLSNVMTSGLTKIGVLTQYKPLSLMRHLGMGEAWDFTGRSRGLKILPPHTGFKDSDWYKGTADAVRQNIDFLEKNPADEVLLLSGDHIYNMDFHAMIEYHRFKKADVTIGMMVVPMSEIYQFGAGVTDDNNRIIDWEEKPEHPKTNLASMGIYVFDYKYLLDSLYRDKAEVDFGMHILPRAIDNDNVFAYPFYGYWRDVGTIQSYWEANMDVIMRDSAISPAAWGVRTNIEADGRPADRPPARFSNSAKVSCSMISAGCVIRGTVINSVLAPGVVVEEGAVVRDSILFADCTVGKKSTVDLTICDKRVKISGDTIVGSGMNHDFPNIKQPKHLYTGITLVGKEASIPSGITIGRNCIVNSKTEESAFSTGKIADGETV